One Choloepus didactylus isolate mChoDid1 chromosome 8, mChoDid1.pri, whole genome shotgun sequence DNA window includes the following coding sequences:
- the LOC119542184 gene encoding apolipoprotein L3-like gives MVPAAGRAHRESRSFLEDAIAYLQATVSREEVQTLLTNDQAWETVVAEAQLSRDEADVLCEILNELKEDKAVGGKDKLAKDLLGRYRVRFLKEFPQVKMELEERIGKLHALADKVDKIHKDCTISHVVANSTSTVSGILTILGLTLAPVTAGVGLVLSGIGIGLGAAAAVTSVSTSIVDHSSRLSAKAEASSLASTSIDKGEVIAKALRANTFRLVSVSENVIQASEIIGKNIRAIKLAKADPRLMASATRFMTTGSLSVRSGLEVQEAFGGTALAMTKGARVMGVAATGFFLLMDVVSLVRESKHLHEGAKAEVAVELRQEARKLQEKLEELTRIHASLQ, from the exons ATGGTCCCAGCGGCCGGCAGGGCCCACCGAG aGAGCAGAAGCTTTCTTGAGGATGCCATTGCCTATCTGCAGGCCACAGTGAGCAGAGAGGAAGTGCAGACCCTGCTGACCAATGACCAGGCCTGGGAGACAGTTGTGGCTGAGGCTCAACTGTCCAG GGATGAAGCAGATGTGCTATGTGAAATTCTGAATGAGCTTAAAGAAGACAAGGCTGTGGGAGGCAAAGACAAGCTCGCCAAAGACCTGCTGGGTAGGTACAGGGTTAGGTTTCTGAAAGAGTTTCCTCAGGTGAAAATGGAGCTTGAGGAACGTATTGGAAAGCTTCACGCCCTTGCAGACAAAGTCGACAAGATACACAAGGACTGCACCATCTCGCACGTGGTGGCCAACTCTACCAGCACCGTCTCTGGCATTCTGACCATCCTTGGCCTGACTCTGGCACCTGTGACAGCAGGGGTTGGTCTGGTCCTCTCAGGTATTGGGATAGGGCTGGGGGCGGCGGCCGCTGTCACCAGTGTTTCCACTAGCATCGTGGATCATTCAAGCAGGTTGTCGGCAAAAGCTGAAGCCAGCAGTTTAGCGTCAACCAGCATTGACAAAGGAGAGGTCATTGCAAAGGCTCTACGTGCGAATACATTCAGATTGGTTTCTGTCTCCGAAAATGTCATCCAAGCTTCGGAAATCATTGGGAAGAACATCCGTGCCATCAAGCTGGCCAAAGCCGATCCTCGCTTAATGGCCAGTGCTACACGTTTCATGACCACTGGGAGCCTCTCCGTTCGAAGCGGTCTGGAGGTGCAGGAAGCCTTTGGAGGCACCGCTCTGGCAATGACCAAAGGAGCCCGGGTCATGGGTGTGGCCGCCACAGGGTTCTTCCTTCTGATGGATGTGGTCAGCCTTGTGAGAGAGTCAAAGCATTTACACGAGGGGGCGAAGGCAGAGGTGGCCGTAGAGCTGCGGCAGGAGGCTCGGAAGCTGCAGGAGAAGTTGGAGGAGCTCACCAGGATCCATGCGAGTCTGCAGTAG